One genomic region from Amaranthus tricolor cultivar Red isolate AtriRed21 chromosome 12, ASM2621246v1, whole genome shotgun sequence encodes:
- the LOC130828215 gene encoding putative chloride channel-like protein CLC-g → MGSQFNGGDEESLVEPLNYSSSQQLSRLTNTTSQLALVGVNVCPIESLDYEIIENDFFKQDWRSRGRMQIYQYICMKWALCFLIGLSVSLVGFFNNLAVENIAGKKFVITSNMMLYNRHLSAFLVFTGFNFGLTLFASLFTALVSPAAAGSGIPEVKAYLNGVDAPGIFSLRTLVGKIIGSISAVSASLHIGKAGPMVHTASCIGALLGQGGSKKYGLTWKWLHYFKNDRDRRDLVTCATAAGMAAAFRAPVGGVLFALEEMATWWRSALVWRSFFCTAVVAIMLRSFMDLCYSGKCGLFGTGGLIMFNVTKENFAYHLSDVPPVLLLGLIGGLLGALYNFILEKVLRLYSFINGKGLVYQIVLACSISVFTSCLLFGLPWLAPCQPCPGDAFEACPTIGRSGNYKKFQCAPGHYNDLASLIFNTNDDAIRNLFSHSTDSEFHGLSMLIFFITCFFLSIFSYAIVVPSGLFVPVIVTGASYGRYVGMLIGSNSSLNHGLFAVLGAASFLGGSMRMTVSLCVILLELTNNLLLLPLVMLVLLVSKTVADVFNANIYDIMMKLKGFPYLESHTEPFMSQLTVADVVTGPLEYLHGIEKVENIVNILKRSGHNGFPVIDEPEECGIPKLFGLILRSHLIVLLKKKAFSLTSVSAGADVFKQFSSVEFAKGGSGNIDDIEDMFFTDEEMKMFVDLHPFTNASPYTVVETMSLAKAHILFREIGLRHMLVTTTSNDRPPVVGMLTRHDFMPEHILNLHPSLVSRRWKRLRLQLTPFAKFL, encoded by the exons ATGGGTTCACAGTTTAATGGAGGAGATGAAGAGTCACTAGTTGAACCTCTTAATTACAGTTCCAGTCAACAATTATCTCGTCTTACCAATACAACTTCCCAGCTTGCTCTTGTTGGTGTCAATGTTTGCCCAATTGAAAGCCTTGATTATGA AATTATTGAGAATGATTTTTTCAAGCAAGATTGGAGAAGTAGAGGAAGAATGCAGATTTACCAATACATTTGTATGAAGTGGGCATTGTGTTTTCTCATTGGATTGAGTGTTAGTTTGGTTGGGTTCTTCAATAATCTTGCTGTGGAAAATATAGCTGGAAAGAAATTTGTTATCACTTCCAATATGATGTTGTATAACAG GCACTTGTCAGCATTTTTGGTGTTTACAGGTTTCAATTTTGGGTTGACTCTTTTTGCATCTTTGTTTACGGCACTTGTATCTCCGGCAGCTGCTGGGTCAGGTATACCCGAAGTTAAGGCTTATTTGAACGGTGTAGATGCGCCTGGTATATTTTCACTAAGGACTTTGGTTGGTAAG ATTATTGGTAGCATATCTGCCGTTTCTGCCTCCCTTCACATTGGAAAAGCAGGGCCTATGGTGCACACTGCTTCATGTATAGGTGCACTGCTGGGTCAGGGTGGATCGAAGAAATATGGTTTGACTTGGAAATGGCTACATTATTTCAAAAATGACCGAGATAGAAGAGATCTAGTAACATGTGCAACTGCTGCTGGAATGGCCGCTGCTTTCCGAGCTCCAGTTGGTGGTGTATTATTTGcgttagaagaaatggctactTG GTGGAGAAGTGCACTAGTATGGAGATCGTTCTTTTGTACGGCAGTTGTTGCTATCATGCTTCGCAGTTTCATGGATCTCTGTTATAGTGGCAAGTGTGGACTCTTTGGCACAGGCggtttaataatgtttaatgtCACTAaagaaaattttgcatatcaccTCAGTGATGTACCTCCCGTCCTGCTGCTTGGACTAATAGGGGGTTTATTAGGAGCCTTGTACAATTTCATTCTTGAAAAGGTTCTTCGACTTTACAGTTTTATAAATGG GAAAGGCCTCGTCTATCAAATAGTTCTAGCTTGTTCAATCTCTGTGTTCACCTCATGCCTTCTGTTTGGGCTTCCTTGGCTTGCACCTTGCCAACCTTGTCCAGGGGATGCGTTCGAGGCTTGTCCTACGATAGGCCGATCTGGTAACTACAAGAAGTTCCAGTGTGCTCCAGGACACTACAATGATCTTGCCAGTTTGATTTTCAACACAAATGATGATGCGATAAGAAACCTCTTTAGTCACAGCACTGATTCTGAATTTCATGGCTTATCcatgcttattttttttataacctGCTTTTTCCTGAGCATTTTTAGCTATGCAATTGTGGTTCCTTCTGGTCTCTTTGTACCTGTTATTGTAACGGGTGCATCATACGGGCGTTATGTTGGGATGTTAATAGGTTCAAATTCGAGTCTGAACCATGGTCTCTTTGCTGTGCTTGGTGCTGCTTCTTTTCTTGGTGGGTCCATGAGAATGACAGTCTCATTGTGTGTCATCCTTCTTGAACTCACCAATAACTTGTTACTACTGCCACTGGTGATGTTAGTTCTACTTGTCTCTAAAACCGTGGCAGACGTCTTCAACGCCAATATATATGACATCATGATGAAGCTGAAAGGTTTCCCTTATCTAGAATCACACACAGAGCCGTTCATGAGTCAGCTGACTGTAGCTGATGTAGTTACTGGCCCACTTGAGTATCTTCATGGGATAGAAAAAGTTGAAAATATAGTCAATATTCTCAAAAGGTCGGGTCACAATGGCTTTCCTGTGATTGATGAACCAGAAGAATGTGGCATACCGAAATTGTTTGGTTTAATCCTTCGAAGCCATCTGATTGTGTTGCTGAAGAAGAAAGCTTTCTCTCTCACATCGGTGTCAGCTGGAGCTGATGTATTTAAGCAGTTCTCTTCTGTGGAATTTGCCAAGGGTGGGTCGGGAAATATTGATGACATTGAAGATATGTTTTTTACAGATGAAGAAATGAAGATGTTTGTTGACCTTCATCCGTTCACAAATGCTTCCCCTTATACAGTAGTGGAGACAATGTCTCTAGCAAAGGCTCATATACTTTTCAGGGAAATTGGTCTCAGGCACATGCTGGTGACAACCACAAGTAATGAT AGACCGCCTGTTGTGGGGATGTTGACAAGACATGATTTTATGCCGGAACACATATTAAATTTGCATCCTTCACTGGTGAGTAGAAGATGGAAAAGATTAAGACTCCAGCTTACTCCTTTTGCAAAATTCTTGTAG
- the LOC130828655 gene encoding uncharacterized protein LOC130828655 has protein sequence MQARVDLNILKRDPAERQKISSYHPNDRIEIRRTYLMKGGQGGGKAFVTKGFNQWDKQYQLQTHVGNIGSVYNLCLRASELLMKLNQSIVTALAVQSKEIDNIFYTRDYYFVVMMKVRGLQIDEIFVNFYNFWLITMKIILSNAPRNQQMVSPKVQKDLVSAAAKEMIKAIIKVLNNDVFGILVDEFRDISKKEQMEITFRFVDKEGTIRKQFLGITHVKNTCSSTLKEGINLVLSEHGLSISNIRGQGYDGASNMQGEFNGLKTMIMRENSSANYVHCFTHELQLTLVAVAKNHPEIACFFNWTELNNRFNEKNLEFLRSIACFSPLDSFHAFDLDRLVMLELEHKFKIYISDMRDDDRFANFGTTHGNSYSGESFFSNEYRKEKIAK, from the exons ATGCAAGCTAGAGTTGATCTGAACATACTCAAAAGAGACCCAGCTGAGAGACAAAAAATTTCAAGTTATCATCCAAATGATAGAATTGAAATACGAAGAACTTATCTTATGAAAG GGGGGCAAGGTGGTGGCAAAGCATTTGTTACTAAGGGTTTTAACCAATGGGATAAACAATATCAACTTCAAACTCATGTTGGAAATATTGGTAGTGTATATAATTTATGTTTGAGAGCAAGTGAACTTTTGATGAAACTCAATCAATCTATTGTAACAGCTTTAGCAGTTCAATCTAAAGAGATTGATA ATATCTTCTACACCAGGGATTATTATTTTGTGGTCATGATGAAAGTCAGGGGTCTTCAAATAGACGAAATTTTCGTGAACTTTTACAATTTTTGGCTGATCACAATGAAGATTATCTTGAGTAATGCTCCCAGAAATCAACAAATGGTATCCCCTAAGGTTCAAAAAGATCTTGTTAGTGCTGCAGCAAAGGAAATGATAAAAGCTATCATTAAAGTACTTAATAATGATGTTTTCGGTATTTTAGTTGACGAGTTTCGTGATATATCTAAGAAAGAACAAATGGAAATTACTTTCCGTTTTGTTGATAAAGAAGGGACGATTAGAAAACAATTTCTTGGCATTACTCATGTGAAAAATACTTGTTCTTCCACTCTTAAAGAGGGTATTAATCTTGTTCTTTCTGAACACGGGTTGAGTATCTCAAATATTAGAGGTCAAGGATATGATGGAGCAAGCAATATGCAAGGTGAGTTTAATGGTCTTAAAACCATGATTATGAGAGAAAATAGCTCAGCCAATTATGTTCATTGTTTTACTCATGAACTTCAACTTACCCTTGTTGCCGTTGCAAAAAATCACCCTGAAATTGCTTGTTTCTTCAATTGGACG GAGTTGAACAATCGTTTCAATGAAAAGAATTTGGAATTCCTTCGTTCCATAGCTTGTTTTAGCCCTCTTGATTCGTTTCATGCTTTTGATCTTGATAGGCTGGTAATGTTGG AACTTGAACATAAATTTAAGATTTACATTTCAGATATGCGAGATGATGATCGTTTTG CTAACTTTGGTACTACCCATGGCAACAGCTACAGTGGAGAGAGCTTTTTCAGCAATGAATATCGTAAAGAAAAAATTGCAAAATGA